One region of Chitinophaga varians genomic DNA includes:
- a CDS encoding FecR family protein, whose product MDEQNLYVLLQKYSQGACTEEELTILEGWYATLGQDLPDEVIDPQSEAARQLTRRQLQALRARLSATPAAPPLKAVKQRTMSKWWRYAAIWASILVLAGAGHWWYSNSDRTTVSVRRYADGQTNFDRYLTLPDGSTVVLHRGSRLVVPEHFNGQSREVTLLGEAYFDIRSDSGKPFVINTGQLKTTVLGTAFNISAYPEQAEITVSVTRGKVKVEDGTKVLAVLTPDQQIVYNIKNAAARQEAVNAAARANWTTNEMVFENATFETIANTLSKRYEVNIQFSDDALKQCPVRVSFAGTESLEEVLDVICGVRNATYQIENGRDVLIKGKGC is encoded by the coding sequence ATGGATGAACAAAATTTGTATGTACTGTTACAGAAATATAGTCAGGGCGCCTGTACTGAAGAAGAGCTGACAATACTGGAAGGCTGGTACGCCACGCTCGGGCAGGACCTGCCTGATGAAGTGATAGACCCGCAAAGCGAGGCAGCGAGGCAACTCACCCGGCGACAGCTGCAGGCATTAAGGGCCCGGTTGTCGGCCACGCCCGCTGCACCGCCGCTGAAGGCGGTGAAGCAACGTACCATGAGCAAATGGTGGCGTTATGCCGCTATCTGGGCCAGCATACTGGTACTGGCTGGTGCAGGCCACTGGTGGTACAGCAACAGCGACCGTACCACTGTCAGTGTACGGCGCTACGCCGACGGACAAACGAATTTTGACCGTTACCTGACATTGCCTGACGGCAGCACAGTGGTGCTGCACCGTGGCAGCCGCCTCGTGGTGCCGGAGCACTTCAACGGCCAGTCAAGGGAAGTGACGCTGCTGGGGGAAGCCTATTTCGATATCCGGTCCGACAGCGGGAAGCCGTTTGTCATCAATACCGGTCAACTGAAAACAACCGTATTAGGCACCGCGTTTAATATCAGCGCTTACCCGGAACAGGCGGAAATAACGGTATCGGTTACACGAGGAAAAGTAAAAGTGGAAGACGGCACCAAAGTACTGGCCGTATTAACACCTGACCAACAAATCGTTTACAATATAAAAAATGCCGCAGCGCGCCAGGAAGCCGTGAATGCGGCAGCCCGGGCCAACTGGACCACCAACGAGATGGTTTTTGAAAACGCTACTTTTGAAACTATCGCCAATACACTCAGTAAACGTTATGAAGTGAACATACAATTCAGTGATGACGCTTTAAAACAATGCCCTGTCCGTGTATCATTTGCAGGTACCGAATCACTCGAAGAAGTCCTCGATGTGATCTGCGGTGTCAGAAACGCCACGTATCAAATAGAAAACGGCCGCGACGTGCTCATAAAAGGCAAAGGCTGCTAA